Proteins encoded together in one Musa acuminata AAA Group cultivar baxijiao chromosome BXJ3-6, Cavendish_Baxijiao_AAA, whole genome shotgun sequence window:
- the LOC135641394 gene encoding F-box protein At5g49610-like, whose amino-acid sequence MTSMHKNSLSIDFVGQEKPGTGSCLLPDDVLAEILSYLPAKTFFGLLSVCKTFHQLSSDSRFLLSQSYRSKAISGFFVKCYTTFRSFLLVDPCADVPRTSRQFLSKNNAFILGSAGGLVFVLHENNGSSNAIRHSLYVFNPARRTRYQLPTPSGECSRGGIAVSFTNDGGRVTKDYKLVYLSPTCEWSSLHHCRVYDSVAKTWTMDKHLDFGGRELDLDHPVVCGETVFWASDLRSYMNINPYVVGFDMRTECTQIIALPKRRTIDSSDIIGIAKWEGKSLCLIHYSRFSQVFALWLLKKRSNGVLIWVKKHEISLTPMGFKEPLNVSSVTLSEVATTTLLVFTVYDEVHSYSMKDGEIKKLASLGFYYPSLIPYSSTLRPCGQQEELLE is encoded by the coding sequence ATGACGAGCATGCACAAGAATAGCCTTAGCATCGACTTCGTGGGTCAGGAGAAACCCGGAACCGGAAGCTGTCTCCTTCCCGACGACGTGCTCgcagagatcctctcctacctcccGGCGAAGACTTTCTTCGGACTCCTATCTGTCTGCAAGACCTTCCACCAGCTCTCGTCAGATTCCCGTTTCCTCCTTTCACAATCATATCGCAGCAAAGCCATCTCCGGATTCTTTGTTAAGTGCTACACTACCTTCAGGTCCTTCCTCCTCGTTGACCCCTGCGCCGATGTGCCCAGAACCAGCCGTcaatttctgagcaagaacaatgCCTTCATCCTTGGGTCAGCCGGTGGCCTTGTCTTCGTCTTGCATGAGAACAATGGATCGTCCAATGCTATCCGTCATAGCTTGTATGTCTTCAACCCGGCCCGTAGGACTCGGTATCAACTACCCACCCCATCGGGCGAGTGTTCAAggggtggcatcgcggtgagCTTCACGAACGATGGCGGTAGAGTGACGAAAGATTATAAGCTGGTCTACCTCTCACCAACCTGTGAATGGAGCTCGTTGCACCATTGCCGGGTCTACGACTCGGTGGCCAAGACATGGACGATGGACAAGCATCTCGACTTTGGAGGGAGGGAACTAGACTTGGATCACCCGGTTGTTTGCGGCGAGACCGTGTTCTGGGCGTCGGACTTGAGATCGTACATGAATATCAACCCATACGTCGTCGGCTTCGACATGAGGACAGAGTGCACGCAGATCATCGCTCTGCCGAAAAGAAGAACCATCGACTCCTCTGACATCATTGGGATCGCCAAGTGGGAGGGAAAGTCGCTTTGCCTGATCCATTACAGTAGGTTTTCTCAGGTGTTCGCTCTGTGGCTTCTGAAGAAGAGAAGCAACGGTGTGTTAATATGGGTGAAGAAGCACGAGATAAGCTTAACCCCGATGGGGTTCAAGGAACCACTCAACGTGAGCTCCGTCACGCTGAGCGAGGTGGCCACTACCACGCTACTTGTTTTCACCGTATATGACGAGGTACACAGCTACAGTATGAAGGATGGAGAAATCAAGAAGCTGGCATCACTGGGATTCTATTACCCATCGTTGATCCCTTATTCTAGTACGCTACGGCCATGCGGTCAACAAGAGGAGTTGTTGGAATGA